The stretch of DNA AGATCCGGGGGCATCACAGGCACGGTGGCCAGGATCATCCAGCTGGGGTTGTTGCCACTCCTCACGAAGGAACGGGCCACTTCCAGACGTTTTCTGGCCTTGGCGCGCTTGTGGCGGCTGGAGTCCTTCATCTGTTCGGCCAGTTCGGCTTCCAGGGTGGGGAGGTCCAGATCGTCCAGCAGTTCCTTGATGGCTTCGGCACCCATCTTGGCGGTGAAGTCGTAGGACTCGATGATGCGCACTTGCTGGCGCACCAGGTCGATTTCCACGCGACCGGAGATTTCGCTCTTCACGCGGCCATCGTCGGCGAGGTCATCACCGGGGGCCACGCGGTCACCGTTCACCACGAGGGGTTCATCGTTGTAGGGGTAGACGCGGGCTTTGGAGACCACGACGGAAGCAGGCTGGTGCAGGTAGACCGTACCGTCTGCTTCGGCGTAGATTTCCTCTTCCTCGTCGATGGCCCCGACCACTTTCTGACCGGAGACCACTTCGGTGCCGTCCCCGACCAGGAAGTGCATGCTGGGCTTCACATCGTAGGAGGCGATGCGGGTCCAGTTCACGGTCACTTCGGTCAGGCCGGACTTCTTCCTGGTGCCCACACCGCTCAGGTTGCTGACGCGGCTGGTGCGCAGGGTCTTGCCAGCGGCTGCCTTGGCGAGCAGGGTGCCTTCCTCGACAATTTCACCGTGGGCCACGAAAACTTCGGTGCCGTGGGGAACGTACAGGGTGGCCAGGATCTTGTTGTTGGGGTCCTTGATTTCGATCAGGACGCTGTCCTCACCGAGGTCGGTCACAAAAGCGGTTCCGGCCACAGGAGCGGTCAGTTCGAAATCGGCGGTCAGGTCGGCCAGAATTTCACCAGCGCGGAAGGCGTCCATGTCCACGAGGCTGCCTGCGGGCAGGTTCAGCTGGGCCACTTTGCTTTCGCGGTAGTGAATTTCAGTGCGGCGGGGGAAGCGGTACTGGGCCAGACCGTCAATGCGGCTCACCACATTGCCAGCCAGCACCTGACCCTTGGTCACGTACTCGCCGTCGCGCACTTCGGCTTCGGTTCCAGCAGGAATCCCGTAGGTTTCCTGACGGCCATAACGCAGTTCGCGGTACTCTTCATCGGAGAGCAGTTCGCCACGCTTGAGGGGGCGACCATCGCGCATGGCGTTCTGGGGATCAATCACGATGAACTTGCTGAAGTACAGCACCTGCTCCAGCTGGTTCGCCGTCAGGTCGAGCAAGGTACCGATCTTGGAGGGGGTGTCCTTCACGTACCAGATGTGGGCGCAGGGGGTGGCGAGGTCAATGTGACCCATGCGGTAACGACGGACGACACTCTTGGTGACTTCCACGCCGCATCGTTCACAGACTTTGCCTTCGTAGCGCTGTCTCTTGTACTTCCCGCAGGCGCACTCGTAGTCCTTGGTGGGACCAAAGATCCGCTCGTCGAACAGACCTTCACGCTCGGGGCGCAGGGTGCGGTAGTTGATGGTTTCAGGTTTCTCGACCTCTCCGAAGGACCAATCTCTGATCTTCTCGGGGCTGGCCAGAGCAATTCTGACTTTTTTGAAGTCTTTCACTGAATCTCCTTGGTTGAAAGATTCCGACTGGTCCGCTCAGGGACCAGAGAGGGGTGGGCGGTGGCTCACCCCTCGTGTTGTGTTCACCGTCTGGGCATCATGCCTTCGAAGATGTCGATGTCCTTGTCACTTTCGTCGAGCACCTGCACGTCAAGGCACAGGGAGTGCAGCTCTTTCACGAGCACCTTGAAGGACTCGGGGACGTTGGTGTTGGTGACTTCCTCACCCTTGACGATGCTCTGGTACGCGGCGTCGCGTCCTTCGATGTCGTCGGACTTGATGGTGAGCATCTCCTGCAGGGTGTGGGCAGCACCGTAAGCCTCGAGGGCCCACACTTCCATTTCTCCGAAACGCTGTCCACCGAACTGGGCCTTACCACCAAGGGGTTGCTGGGTGATGAGGGAGTAGGGGCCAGTGGAACGGGCGTGCATCTTGTCTTCCACCATGTGGTAGAGCTTCATCACGTACATGGTGCCGACCACCACGGGACCGTTGATGGGTTCCCCGGTGCGTCCGTCGAAGAGCACGCTCTTCCCGGTGCGGGCGAGGGCCACCTGGGCCTTCTCGAAGGTCTCGTCGGAGTCGTCGGTGATGCGGTCCACCACGCCGAGCTTGCCGGCACGGGTGATCACTTCACGTTCGCGCTTGTCGATGCCCAGGCCGCCTTCTTTGCGGGCGTCCAGACGCTGACGGGCAGACTGCTCCAGGATGCGCTTGATGTCGTCTTCGGTGGCGGAGTCGAACACGGGAGTCACGAACTTCACGCCCATCACACGGGCAGCTTCACCCAGGTGGGTTTCCAGAATCTGACCGAGGTTCATGCGGGAAGGCACACCGAGGGGGTTGAACACCAGATCCACGGGGGTGCCGTCTTCGAGGTAGGGCATGTCTTCGGGGGGCAGAATCTTGGAGACAACCCCTTTGTTTCCGTGGCGGTTGGCCATCTTGTCGCCCACCTGCATGCGGCGCTTCTGGGCCACGTACACGCGGACCATTTCACGCACGCCGGGTTTCAGGTCGACGCCTTCATCCCCACGGCGGAAACGCACGGTCTTCACGACGATTCCACCTTCACCGGAACGCACGCGCAGGGAGGTGTCTTTCACTTCGCGGGCTTTTTCACCGAAGATGGAGCGCAAGAGACGCTCTTCAGGGGTGGGTTCGGACTCGCCTTTGAAGCTGGTCTTGCCGACGAGGATGTCGCCGGGTTTGACTTCTGCACCAACGCGGACAATGCCGTCTTCGTCGAGGTCGCGCAGGGCGGCTTCAGACAGACCGGGGATGTCGCGGGTGATCTTCTCGGGACCGAGTTTGGTGTCACGGGCCTCGATTTCATCTTTTTCGATGTGGACGCTGGTGTAGAAGTCCTTGCGAACCAGGGCTTCCGAGATGCAGATGGCGTCTTCGAAGTTGAATCCATCGAAGGGCATGATGGCAATGGTGATGTTGTGGCCCAGGGCCAGACGGCCTTGCTCGGAAGCGGGACCGTCGGCGAGCACCTGATCCTTCTTGACCTGGTCGCCCACTTTGACGATGGGACGCTGGTCGAGGTTGGTGCCCTGGTTGGAACGGGTGAAGCGCACAAGGTCAAAGGTTCTGACGTTGCCCTTGTTCATGCCCAGTTCGGGGTGGTCCTCGGTCAGGGTGACTTCCACACGGGTGGCGTCCACGTAGGTGACCTGTCCGTTGACGTTGCAGACCACGCTGGTGCCGGAGTCGCGCACAACACGCTCTTCCACGCCAGTGCCCACATCGGGGGACTGGGCGCGCACGAGAGGCACAGCCTGGGATTGCATGTTCGATCCCATGAGCGCGCGGTTGGCGTCGTCGTGCTCCAGGAAGGGAATCAGGGAGGTGGAGATGGACACGATCTGCTTGGGAGACACGTCCATGTAATCCACTTCGTCCGGGGGAACGATGACCACGTCGCCGCGTTTGCGGGCAATCACACGGTCCACAGCGAAAGACCCATCTGGATTCAGGGGGGTGTTCGCCTGTGCGGTGATGTAGCGGTCTTCGATGTCGGCGGTCATGTACTCGACCTGCTCGCTGACCTTGCCGTCAATCACTTTGCGGTAAGGGGCTTCCATGAATCCCAGGGCGTTCACACGGGAGAAGGAAGCCAGGGAGGAGATCAGACCGATGTTGGCACCTTCGGGCGTTTCGATGGGGCACACCCGACCGTAGTGGGTTCTGTGCACGTCACGCACGTCGAAGCCTGCGCGTTCACGGGTCAGACCGCCAGGACCCAGGGCAGACACACGGCGCTTGTGACGCAGTTCTGCGAGGGGGTTGGTCTGGTCTTTGAACTGTGACAGCTGGCTGCGTCCGAAGAATTCGCGCATTGCAGCAACGATGGGACGGTTGTTGACCAGTTTTGCAGGGGTGGCTGCATCGGGGTTGCCAAGCAGCATGCGCTCGCGCACACCACGGGCCATGCGGCCCAGACCCACACGGAGCTGGTCTGCCAGCAGTTCGCCCACGGTGCGCACACGGCGGTTGCCGAGGTGGTCAATGTCGTCTTCTTCGACAGGCACTTTGTTCTCAACGACCACGCCGTCTGCATCTGCAGTGGTGGTCACGAACTCTTCGCGGCCATTGTGCAGGGCAAGCAGGTAACGGATGGTGTCGATGAGGCCTGCGTCGGTGAACTTGCCGTCTTCGAAGCCCAGCAGGGTGCGCTCCTCGGTGGTGAGACCGAGTTTGCGGTTCATCTTGAAGCGGCCAGGCTCGCCCAGGTCGTAACGCTTGGGATCGGCCAGCAGGCTGTACAGGTAGGCAATGGCCTTGTCGCGCTTCGGTGGGTCCCCGGGGCGCAGCACGGTGAACAGGCGCAGGAGGGCCTCATCGGCGTTCATGCCAGCGCTCTTGTCGTCGGTGAGGTCCACTTCGCCGTACTCGTTGAGCAGCACACGGATGCTCTCATCGTTCATTCCCAGCACGCGCAGCAGCATGGTGACGGGGAATTTGCGTTTGTTGACCTTCATTTCCAGCACGTCCTGGTTGTTGAATTCAATTTCAATCCAGGGTCCGCGTTTGGGCATGGGGATGATGGCAGCAGTGTAGTACTTCTTGGCTCCACGGTACATGGGGGTGAAGTACACGCCAGGGCTGCGGTGAATCTGGGAAATGACCACGCGGTCTGCACCGTTGATCACGAAAGACCCGTCCACGGTCATCAGGGGCAGGTCGCCCAGGAAAACTTGGTCTTCTTTAATGAGTCCCGTATCCTTGTGAATCAGTTGCAGTTTGGCGTACAGAGGGGCCTGGTAGGTCAGGTCCTTCTCGCGGCACTCTTCGGGGCTGTAAGGGGCGTCACCGATGTTGTACTCAAGGAAATCCAGAACCAGACCGCCACCACGGTTCTTGTCTGATTCGTCGATGGGGAAGACTTCCTTGAAAGCACCCTGCAACCCGACATTCTGACGGCTCTGGGCGCGCACGCCCTTCTGGAGGAACTGATCAAACGATGTGATCTGGACTTCCGTCAGTTCGGGAAGTGGGATGACCTCAGTGATCTCACCGAAGCGTTCGATGCGTTTCGTCATTCACTCTCCTGTCACTTTATGACTGAAAACTTGCGCCTGTGTGCCCTTTGCCCTCGTCAGAGCCCATCGTGGATAAACAAGGCCAGGAGGAGGGTAAGAATCTCTTACCCTCCATTGCACGCTTTTAAAGTTGTGGTGTCTGCTCTTTCAAGAGACTCCTGAATAGCCCATCATGGCCACCAAACTCGAGTATAGAGCCTGCAGGTGAAACCTGTCAAGTCTTTTAGTTCTTGACCGAGACCTTGTAACTCATCCAGGCCAGCACCATGACTTTCGGGTTTTCTGGAACAGGTTGCAGGTTCAGGTACAGGATCTGACTGGGATCAGCTTTCAGGGCCCCCAGCCAGGAAAACTGGTCTTTCCCACCATAAACAGCGGTCTGATAGGTGTTGATCTTGTAAATGGAGTCCAGCAGTCGTTCGCGGGTGGTTTCAAAAGCCTGGCACCCTGAGGCCAGAACTTCAGCAGTGGCCTTGGGATCATTGACCACTTTCTTGAGGGCCTCCTGCACATCAAAGCACTGCCCCACAGACCAGGTGTTGTACACCAGATTGTCACTGGGTGGGGTGAAACTCAGGGGAATCTGGTTTTGAGGGCGAAAGAGGCTGCTTGACATCACCGAGGTCATGTCGGTGATCTGGATGTAGTAGACCTGCATGACTTTGGTGACCTTATCGTAGTAATACTGCAAGAGGTAGCCATCTTTGCCTCCCACTTTCTGCCACACCTGATAATAATGGCCGAGTGCATCAAATTGGTCCACCTGCACATCATATCCCTGGGCCCACAGCCCTTTCTTGACTGCACCATCCCCCTCTTTGCTGCTCTGCAGGCAACCTTTTGATCCGAGCTTGCCAGGAATAGAGATGCTGGCTGGAGCATTTTTTTCCAGTGTGGTCAGGTACCCTTTGCAAGCGTCAGCTTTGAGGGTGGCTGTGAATGAAGCAGGAAAAGGATTGGGTGTGGGAACCTGGGCAAAAGCCACAGATGAAAGCAACGGGGAAAACAGCAGAA from Deinococcus cellulosilyticus NBRC 106333 = KACC 11606 encodes:
- the rpoB gene encoding DNA-directed RNA polymerase subunit beta, whose amino-acid sequence is MTKRIERFGEITEVIPLPELTEVQITSFDQFLQKGVRAQSRQNVGLQGAFKEVFPIDESDKNRGGGLVLDFLEYNIGDAPYSPEECREKDLTYQAPLYAKLQLIHKDTGLIKEDQVFLGDLPLMTVDGSFVINGADRVVISQIHRSPGVYFTPMYRGAKKYYTAAIIPMPKRGPWIEIEFNNQDVLEMKVNKRKFPVTMLLRVLGMNDESIRVLLNEYGEVDLTDDKSAGMNADEALLRLFTVLRPGDPPKRDKAIAYLYSLLADPKRYDLGEPGRFKMNRKLGLTTEERTLLGFEDGKFTDAGLIDTIRYLLALHNGREEFVTTTADADGVVVENKVPVEEDDIDHLGNRRVRTVGELLADQLRVGLGRMARGVRERMLLGNPDAATPAKLVNNRPIVAAMREFFGRSQLSQFKDQTNPLAELRHKRRVSALGPGGLTRERAGFDVRDVHRTHYGRVCPIETPEGANIGLISSLASFSRVNALGFMEAPYRKVIDGKVSEQVEYMTADIEDRYITAQANTPLNPDGSFAVDRVIARKRGDVVIVPPDEVDYMDVSPKQIVSISTSLIPFLEHDDANRALMGSNMQSQAVPLVRAQSPDVGTGVEERVVRDSGTSVVCNVNGQVTYVDATRVEVTLTEDHPELGMNKGNVRTFDLVRFTRSNQGTNLDQRPIVKVGDQVKKDQVLADGPASEQGRLALGHNITIAIMPFDGFNFEDAICISEALVRKDFYTSVHIEKDEIEARDTKLGPEKITRDIPGLSEAALRDLDEDGIVRVGAEVKPGDILVGKTSFKGESEPTPEERLLRSIFGEKAREVKDTSLRVRSGEGGIVVKTVRFRRGDEGVDLKPGVREMVRVYVAQKRRMQVGDKMANRHGNKGVVSKILPPEDMPYLEDGTPVDLVFNPLGVPSRMNLGQILETHLGEAARVMGVKFVTPVFDSATEDDIKRILEQSARQRLDARKEGGLGIDKREREVITRAGKLGVVDRITDDSDETFEKAQVALARTGKSVLFDGRTGEPINGPVVVGTMYVMKLYHMVEDKMHARSTGPYSLITQQPLGGKAQFGGQRFGEMEVWALEAYGAAHTLQEMLTIKSDDIEGRDAAYQSIVKGEEVTNTNVPESFKVLVKELHSLCLDVQVLDESDKDIDIFEGMMPRR